GGAGCTCACAGTGGTGAAGAGCCATGAGCTGTTGGAAAGGCAGGGCTTGGTGGTGCCACAGCGGACGCTGCACCGTTACGCCCTCGAGGAGCTGGGTGTGGGCCGGTCGGTCCGGTCGACGACGGTACGGGTTGCTGATGGTGAGCCCGGCGATGAGCTGCAGGTCGACTTCGGCAAGCTGGGTCGGATCCCCGACCCGGACACCGATCGGATGCGGGACCTGTGGGCACTGGTGTTTACACCGGTCGTATCGAGATTCAGTTTCGTATGGCTGTGTCACCGACAGACCATCGACGACGTGATCGCCGGATTCGAAGCGGCTTGGGCGTTCTTCGGCGGAGTGTTCGCCACGGTGATACCCGACAATCTCAAGGCCATCGTTGATGTGGCGAATCCGGTGGAACCCAGGTTGAACCAGGCGTTTGTCGAATACGCCCAGGCTCGCGGGTTCAAAATCGACCCGGCCCGGGTCCGGTCTCCCCAAGACAAGCCGAGGGTGGAGAGGACGGTGCCATTCGTACGCAACTCGTTCTTCGCCGGCGAGATCTTCATCGACCTGGCCGACGCGCAACGGCGTGTCGAAGTGTGGTGTCGGGAACGGGCCGGGATGCGGATCCACGGCACCATCCAGGCCCGCCCCGCCGAAGTGTTCCGCATCGAAGAACAGCCAGTGTTAGCTCCGGCTCCGAAGGCTCGGTATGACCTGCCGGTCTATGCCACGGCGAAGGTGCATCGGGATCATCACATCGAGGTGGCCAAAGCGTTGTATTCGGTTCCGGGGAATCTGATCGGCACCCGGGTCGACGTCCGCGCCGACGC
This genomic interval from bacterium contains the following:
- a CDS encoding DDE-type integrase/transposase/recombinase — its product is ELTVVKSHELLERQGLVVPQRTLHRYALEELGVGRSVRSTTVRVADGEPGDELQVDFGKLGRIPDPDTDRMRDLWALVFTPVVSRFSFVWLCHRQTIDDVIAGFEAAWAFFGGVFATVIPDNLKAIVDVANPVEPRLNQAFVEYAQARGFKIDPARVRSPQDKPRVERTVPFVRNSFFAGEIFIDLADAQRRVEVWCRERAGMRIHGTIQARPAEVFRIEEQPVLAPAPKARYDLPVYATAKVHRDHHIEVAKALYSVPGNLIGTRVDVRADAQLVKVFSRGQLVKVHPRQKPGHRSTDPEDLPSEKTAYAMRDLDKLQRMAASYGLAIGVYATALLDIPLPWTKMRQVYALLGLVKKWGAERVDAACQRALDAEAVNVPLIGRMLERGTETGAETEDRGTQLPTNVVAPRFVRDDSHFAVRTGTTSEEVN